The following proteins come from a genomic window of Amyelois transitella isolate CPQ chromosome 24, ilAmyTran1.1, whole genome shotgun sequence:
- the LOC106140489 gene encoding uncharacterized protein LOC106140489, whose protein sequence is MHYFSIAFLIAAATARNIPESGVLFIVPSPLDFPRRQQLSHSSELHATGIIGRQGNGEANAQEKPKHHEFDYGNERRIQDNTSGFPDETSYSDGFDQSNDRTRINGPSSQENRKLYDKSRPGYADPSSSTRGVDANVNDRIPQDSEHNGDRNHKCIRDRFKNDREATGRRGESGAKTNKDNPDDDFYQNPPKTNLNSKHSRNNPDANVTRRPIEGRTIENELKGNVTDDKWVWGDTTMLPSTETELDNRAAFDGGVCPTGQIRIKGSDMCVDKDEDK, encoded by the coding sequence ATGCATTACTTTTCAATTGCGTTTCTGATCGCGGCCGCTACCGCTAGGAATATACCTGAGAGCGGTGTCCTGTTTATTGTGCCGAGCCCATTGGATTTCCCAAGACGGCAGCAGCTCAGCCATTCATCAGAATTACATGCTACCGGCATAATCGGCCGTCAAGGTAACGGTGAAGCGAATGCCCAAGAAAAACCTAAACATCACGAGTTTGACTACGGAAATGAACGTAGAATCCAAGATAATACAAGTGGTTTCCCAGACGAAACAAGTTATTCGGATGGATTTGACCAAAGTAATGATAGAACTAGGATAAATGGCCCGAGTTCTcaagaaaatagaaaattgTATGACAAGTCACGACCGGGGTACGCTGATCCTTCGAGCAGCACTCGCGGTGTCGATGCGAATGTAAATGACAGAATTCCGCAAGATTCTGAACACAACGGCGATAGAAATCATAAATGCATACGCGACAGGTTCAAAAACGACAGGGAAGCGACTGGAAGACGCGGCGAATCAGGTgccaaaacaaacaaagacaatccagatgaTGATTTTTACCAAAATCCGCCGAAAACAAATTTGAATAGTAAACATTCTAGGAATAATCCTGACGCAAACGTGACTCGTAGACCTATTGAAGGCAGGACTATTGAGAACGAGTTGAAAGGGAATGTTACTGATGATAAGTGGGTTTGGGGTGACACCACAATGTTGCCGTCTACTGAGACTGAGTTGGACAACCGAGCGGCTTTTGATGGTGGCGTATGTCCCACTGGACAAATTAGGATTAAAGGATCGGACATGTGCGTGGATAAAGATGAGGATAAGTAA